The following are from one region of the Stanieria sp. NIES-3757 genome:
- a CDS encoding putative acyl-CoA synthase yields MSGIEKKLKAATLIDILQYRSVEQPTQTVYTFLIDGEKEAVSFTYQELEQQAKKIATYLQSNTATQERVLLLYPPGLEYISAFFGCLMAGAIAIPAYPPRPNRSLTRLQSIIQDAEATIALTTHSILANLERKLPHAPELKDLRWLATDSLPQSLVHDWQPSHHSPDALALLQYTSGSTAEPKGVKISHRNLLHNLEAIYRCFQHNHHSRGVIWLPPYHDMGLIGGILQPLYGGFPVTLMSPLMFLQNPLRWLQAISSTKATTSGGPNFAYDLCVRKFKPEPSFNLDLSSWDLAFNGAEPINYETMEKFAATFAPYGFRFSAFYPCYGMAEATLIVSGGSKKNGVITKTVQTNALEQNQVITAEVTQENARVLVGCGQSLPDQQIIIVNPESLIQCQPTEVGEIWLRGTSVASGYWNQPEITEHIFNAYLADTQAGPFLRTGDLGFIEDGELFVTGRLKDIIIINGRNHYPQDIEQTVEASNSIIRPRGTASFSVEIEGEERLIVLAEIDRRYWDLNRTSKLNNEEVQKSINEVKELVQLIRREVYKNHDLQPYKILLLKPSSLPKTSSGKIQRHACRADFLAGNLEILSI; encoded by the coding sequence ATGAGTGGGATAGAAAAGAAACTTAAAGCAGCAACTTTAATCGATATTTTGCAATATCGGTCTGTAGAACAACCAACCCAAACTGTTTATACCTTTTTAATTGATGGGGAAAAGGAAGCAGTTAGCTTTACTTATCAAGAATTAGAACAACAAGCTAAGAAGATCGCAACCTATTTACAATCCAACACTGCTACTCAAGAGAGAGTTTTACTGCTTTATCCGCCAGGCTTAGAATATATTTCAGCATTTTTTGGTTGTTTAATGGCAGGAGCGATCGCAATTCCTGCTTATCCTCCTCGACCAAATCGTTCTCTAACTCGTCTCCAAAGTATTATTCAGGATGCTGAAGCGACCATCGCTTTAACCACTCATTCAATTTTAGCTAATTTAGAGCGAAAACTTCCTCATGCTCCCGAATTAAAAGATTTACGTTGGTTAGCGACTGATAGTTTACCTCAAAGTTTAGTTCACGATTGGCAACCATCTCACCATTCTCCAGACGCGCTTGCCTTACTGCAATATACTTCTGGTTCAACTGCCGAACCCAAAGGAGTCAAAATTTCCCATCGGAATTTGTTGCACAATCTCGAAGCTATTTATCGCTGTTTTCAACACAATCACCATAGCAGAGGGGTAATTTGGTTACCGCCTTATCACGATATGGGATTAATTGGCGGAATCTTACAGCCTCTATACGGTGGTTTTCCCGTAACGCTGATGTCTCCTTTAATGTTTTTGCAAAATCCGCTACGTTGGTTACAAGCTATCTCTTCAACCAAAGCTACTACTAGTGGTGGACCAAACTTTGCTTACGATTTGTGTGTACGTAAGTTTAAACCGGAACCAAGTTTTAATTTGGATTTGAGTAGTTGGGATTTAGCCTTTAACGGTGCTGAACCAATTAATTATGAAACGATGGAGAAATTTGCTGCCACGTTTGCCCCTTATGGTTTTCGTTTTTCAGCTTTTTATCCTTGCTATGGCATGGCTGAAGCAACTTTAATCGTATCTGGAGGCAGCAAAAAGAATGGTGTAATTACCAAAACAGTACAAACCAATGCGTTAGAACAAAATCAAGTAATTACGGCTGAAGTTACTCAAGAAAATGCTCGTGTTTTAGTAGGTTGTGGTCAAAGTTTACCAGATCAACAAATTATTATTGTTAATCCTGAGTCTTTAATTCAATGTCAACCTACAGAAGTAGGGGAAATTTGGCTGAGGGGAACGAGTGTCGCTTCGGGATATTGGAATCAACCTGAAATCACAGAACATATTTTTAATGCTTATTTAGCAGATACTCAAGCAGGACCCTTTTTGAGAACGGGTGATTTAGGTTTTATTGAAGATGGCGAATTATTTGTTACTGGTCGTCTAAAAGATATTATTATTATTAACGGTCGCAATCACTATCCTCAAGATATAGAACAAACAGTAGAAGCAAGTAATTCAATTATTCGACCAAGAGGAACTGCTTCTTTTTCTGTTGAGATCGAAGGGGAAGAAAGATTAATTGTGTTAGCAGAAATAGATCGTCGTTATTGGGATCTCAATCGTACTTCTAAACTAAATAATGAAGAGGTACAAAAAAGTATTAATGAAGTCAAAGAATTAGTTCAACTTATTCGTCGCGAAGTTTATAAAAATCACGATTTACAACCTTACAAAATTTTATTACTTAAGCCTAGTAGTTTACCGAAAACATCTAGTGGCAAAATTCAACGTCATGCTTGTCGGGCTGATTTTTTAGCTGGTAATTTAGAGATTTTATCTATCTAA
- the petC gene encoding cytochrome b6-f complex iron-sulfur subunit — protein sequence MAQLSGSSDVPDMGRRQFMNLLTFGSITGVALGALYPVVKYFIPPSSGGAGGGLTAKDALGNDIIVSQYLAEHKPGDRSLAQGLKGDPTYIVVEGEDTIANYGINAVCTHLGCVVPWNANENKFKCPCHGSQYDATGKVVRGPAPLSLALVHADVTEDDKLVFTPWTETDFRTNEDPWWA from the coding sequence ATGGCTCAACTTTCCGGCTCTTCTGATGTCCCAGATATGGGGCGTAGACAATTTATGAACTTGCTCACTTTTGGCTCAATCACAGGAGTAGCCTTAGGAGCATTATATCCAGTAGTAAAATACTTTATTCCTCCTTCAAGTGGTGGTGCTGGCGGTGGTCTGACAGCTAAAGACGCACTAGGCAATGATATTATTGTTAGTCAGTATTTAGCAGAACATAAACCAGGCGATCGCTCTTTAGCTCAAGGATTGAAAGGCGATCCTACTTATATCGTAGTTGAAGGCGAAGATACAATTGCTAACTACGGAATTAATGCTGTTTGTACCCACCTCGGTTGCGTTGTTCCTTGGAATGCTAACGAAAACAAATTTAAGTGTCCTTGTCATGGCTCTCAGTATGATGCGACAGGAAAAGTTGTCCGTGGTCCTGCACCTCTCTCTTTAGCATTAGTTCATGCTGATGTGACAGAAGATGACAAACTAGTATTTACTCCTTGGACAGAAACTGATTTCCGTACCAATGAAGATCCCTGGTGGGCTTAA
- a CDS encoding cytochrome f, whose protein sequence is MRTPAQLAMVKTGKQLITKTLLLVIATVAVFLTSDLLLPQSAAAYPFWAQQTAPETPREATGRIVCANCHLAEKPAEVEIPQSVLPDTVFEAVVKIPYDLNSQQVLGDGSKGGLNVGAVLMLPEGFKIAPPERIPEEMKEKFGSLYFQQYKEGQDNVVIVGPLPGEQYQEVVFPVLSPNPAENKNIHFGKYQVHLGANRGRGQVYPTGELSNNNAFKASATGTITAINQQEAGGYEVSINTGEGTIVDTIPSGPELIVSEGQQIAAGDALTDNPNVGGFGQKDTEVVLQSPARIGGLIAFLGAIMICQILLVIKKKQVERVQAAEMNF, encoded by the coding sequence ATGAGAACACCTGCACAATTAGCAATGGTGAAGACAGGTAAACAATTAATTACCAAAACATTATTATTGGTTATTGCGACTGTTGCTGTTTTCCTAACCAGTGACTTATTATTACCTCAATCTGCTGCTGCTTACCCTTTTTGGGCGCAACAAACTGCTCCTGAAACTCCTAGAGAAGCAACTGGGCGCATTGTTTGTGCGAATTGCCACCTAGCTGAAAAACCTGCGGAAGTGGAAATTCCTCAATCCGTATTACCAGATACCGTATTTGAAGCAGTAGTCAAAATTCCTTATGACTTAAATAGTCAACAGGTTTTAGGAGATGGTTCTAAAGGTGGTTTGAACGTTGGTGCAGTTTTAATGCTACCTGAAGGTTTTAAAATCGCTCCTCCTGAGAGAATTCCTGAAGAAATGAAGGAAAAATTTGGTAGTCTTTACTTCCAGCAATATAAAGAAGGTCAAGATAACGTAGTAATTGTCGGACCTTTACCTGGTGAACAATATCAAGAAGTTGTTTTCCCCGTACTTTCTCCTAACCCTGCTGAAAATAAAAATATTCACTTCGGTAAATATCAAGTTCATTTAGGTGCAAATCGCGGACGCGGACAAGTTTATCCTACTGGTGAACTGAGCAATAATAACGCCTTCAAAGCTTCTGCTACTGGAACAATTACCGCTATTAATCAACAGGAAGCAGGTGGTTACGAAGTTAGTATTAATACTGGTGAAGGCACTATCGTTGACACAATTCCTTCAGGCCCCGAATTAATTGTTTCTGAAGGACAACAAATAGCTGCTGGAGACGCTCTCACTGATAATCCTAATGTAGGTGGTTTTGGACAAAAAGATACCGAAGTCGTACTCCAAAGTCCAGCCAGAATCGGTGGTTTAATTGCTTTCCTCGGTGCAATTATGATTTGTCAAATTCTTCTTGTAATTAAGAAAAAACAAGTAGAAAGAGTTCAAGCTGCGGAAATGAATTTTTAG
- a CDS encoding pyruvate kinase has translation MRSHKYTRRTKIVATVGPATLKPDVLRQLIQAGATTLRLNFSHGTQQDHQKAIRLIRQTAFELNQPVGILQDLQGPKIRLGKFSCGSISLQQGDSFVLTSRPVECNQEISYVSYNRLAEEVPEGATILLDDGKVEMQVEKVNCQSESLHCRVVVGGILSSNKGVNFPGVYLSIKALTDKDRADLMFGLDQGVDWVALSFVRNPQDILEIKDLIASAGKSVPVVAKIEKHEAIEQMDAILSLCDGVMVARGDLGVELPAEDVPILQKRLIATANKLGIPIITATQMLDSMVNNPRPTRAEVSDVANAILDGTDAVMLSNETAVGSYPVEAVKTMATIAQRIELEQNRISSDSNHKASIPHAISAAVGQIAEQLDAAAIMTLTKTGATARNVSKFRPKTPILAITPSVHVSRRLQMVWGVKPLLVLDLPSTSQTFQAAINVAQEKTWLAAGDLVVMTAGTLQGVAGSTDLIKVELVKAILGQGAGIGQRAISGRARVVSNPHGINDFNPGEILVAPQTNAGFVEIIRQAAGIITEDESLTCHAATLGLRLDIPVIVGFKNATQIIREGAIITLDAKRGIVYSGTMME, from the coding sequence ATGCGATCGCATAAATATACCCGTCGGACAAAAATTGTTGCTACCGTAGGTCCTGCTACTCTCAAACCAGATGTATTACGTCAGTTGATTCAAGCAGGGGCTACCACTTTGAGATTAAATTTTTCTCATGGTACCCAACAAGACCATCAAAAAGCTATTCGTCTGATTCGTCAGACTGCATTTGAACTTAATCAACCAGTAGGCATTTTACAAGATTTACAAGGACCAAAAATTCGTCTTGGCAAGTTTAGCTGTGGTAGTATTTCACTCCAACAAGGGGACTCTTTTGTGCTTACTAGCCGTCCTGTAGAATGCAATCAGGAAATTAGTTACGTCAGTTACAATCGCCTTGCTGAAGAAGTTCCTGAAGGTGCAACTATTCTGCTCGATGATGGTAAAGTCGAGATGCAGGTAGAAAAGGTCAACTGCCAGAGTGAAAGTCTTCATTGTCGTGTAGTCGTCGGCGGTATTTTATCAAGTAACAAAGGAGTAAATTTTCCTGGAGTATATTTATCCATTAAAGCCTTAACCGATAAAGACCGAGCCGATTTAATGTTTGGTTTGGATCAAGGTGTCGATTGGGTAGCTCTTAGTTTTGTTCGCAATCCTCAAGATATTCTCGAAATTAAAGATTTAATTGCTAGTGCAGGTAAATCTGTTCCTGTAGTTGCCAAAATTGAAAAGCACGAAGCAATAGAACAAATGGACGCAATTTTGTCCCTTTGTGATGGTGTTATGGTAGCCAGAGGCGATTTAGGGGTAGAGTTACCTGCCGAAGATGTCCCCATTTTACAAAAGAGATTAATTGCGACAGCTAATAAACTGGGTATTCCAATTATCACTGCTACCCAGATGCTAGATAGTATGGTGAACAATCCTCGTCCAACTCGTGCGGAAGTATCGGACGTTGCCAATGCAATTTTGGATGGTACTGATGCTGTGATGCTTTCTAATGAAACTGCGGTAGGTAGTTATCCCGTCGAAGCAGTTAAAACTATGGCAACAATCGCTCAACGGATCGAATTAGAACAAAATCGAATTTCATCTGATTCTAATCATAAAGCTTCAATTCCCCATGCTATTTCTGCTGCGGTTGGTCAAATTGCAGAACAGTTAGATGCAGCAGCCATTATGACCTTGACAAAAACAGGCGCAACTGCTCGTAATGTTTCAAAATTCCGCCCTAAAACTCCAATTTTAGCGATTACTCCTAGCGTTCATGTTTCTAGAAGGCTACAAATGGTCTGGGGAGTAAAACCTCTACTGGTTTTAGATCTTCCTTCTACTAGCCAAACTTTTCAAGCAGCAATTAATGTGGCTCAAGAAAAAACCTGGTTGGCTGCTGGAGATTTGGTAGTGATGACAGCAGGTACTTTACAGGGTGTAGCTGGTTCAACAGATTTAATCAAAGTAGAATTAGTTAAAGCTATCCTAGGTCAGGGTGCAGGTATTGGACAACGAGCAATTAGTGGTCGAGCCAGGGTAGTTTCTAATCCTCATGGGATTAATGATTTTAATCCAGGTGAAATTTTAGTAGCGCCTCAAACCAATGCTGGATTTGTCGAGATTATTCGTCAAGCTGCTGGAATTATCACTGAAGATGAAAGCTTAACCTGTCATGCGGCTACTCTTGGTTTGCGATTGGATATTCCTGTGATTGTTGGGTTTAAGAATGCCACCCAAATTATTCGCGAAGGAGCAATTATTACTTTAGACGCGAAACGAGGGATTGTTTATTCAGGAACAATGATGGAGTAA
- a CDS encoding Catalase: MFFHKKELIEKAVNISDPNPRFAQLLLEQFGGATGELTAALQYWVQSFHTEDPGIRDMLQDIAIEEFSHLEMVGKLIEVHTKNVDQTEAFTSTLFAVRGMGPHFLDSQGSAWTANYINEGGNVVRDLRANIAAEAGARQTYEALIKLAPDQGTKETLVHLLTREISHTNMFMKALDSMNKLTDPFFGNIQPDETVDIYYNLSTNGQDQRGPWNSDQNFRYIADPLKEKENQH, encoded by the coding sequence ATGTTTTTTCATAAAAAAGAACTAATTGAAAAAGCAGTAAATATTAGTGACCCCAATCCTCGTTTTGCTCAGTTATTATTAGAACAATTTGGCGGCGCAACAGGAGAATTAACAGCAGCTTTACAGTATTGGGTACAATCTTTTCATACCGAAGATCCAGGTATTCGGGATATGTTGCAAGATATTGCTATTGAAGAATTCAGTCATTTAGAAATGGTTGGTAAATTGATCGAAGTACATACCAAAAATGTCGATCAAACTGAAGCTTTCACTAGTACTTTATTTGCAGTTAGAGGAATGGGTCCTCATTTCCTAGATTCTCAAGGAAGTGCTTGGACTGCAAATTATATCAACGAAGGTGGTAATGTTGTCCGCGATTTAAGAGCTAACATTGCAGCAGAAGCTGGCGCACGTCAAACTTATGAAGCTCTAATTAAATTAGCACCAGACCAAGGCACAAAAGAAACTTTAGTTCACTTGTTGACTCGGGAAATCTCTCATACCAATATGTTTATGAAAGCTCTTGACTCAATGAATAAACTAACCGATCCCTTCTTTGGCAATATTCAGCCTGACGAGACAGTAGATATTTACTATAACTTATCTACTAATGGACAAGATCAGCGAGGTCCTTGGAATTCAGATCAAAACTTTAGATATATTGCCGATCCTCTCAAAGAAAAAGAAAATCAACATTAA